The following proteins are co-located in the Rippkaea orientalis PCC 8801 genome:
- a CDS encoding ferredoxin-thioredoxin reductase variable chain, producing the protein MKVGDRVRVVTSTVVYHHPEHKKEPFDLKGMEGEILEIITHWEGRPVSANFPLLVKFDKKFRAHFKEHELEVIEPAE; encoded by the coding sequence ATGAAAGTTGGCGATCGCGTCCGAGTTGTTACATCTACTGTTGTTTATCATCACCCTGAACATAAAAAAGAACCTTTCGACCTCAAAGGAATGGAAGGCGAGATCCTTGAGATTATTACCCACTGGGAAGGAAGACCCGTTAGTGCCAATTTTCCCTTATTAGTTAAGTTTGACAAAAAATTTAGAGCCCATTTTAAAGAACATGAATTAGAAGTCATCGAACCAGCAGAATAA
- the ispE gene encoding 4-(cytidine 5'-diphospho)-2-C-methyl-D-erythritol kinase, producing the protein MQTYTLMASAKINLYLEIIGDRPDGYHELVMILQSIDLGDRLELRPNGTQTFRLNCSHPQVPTDNTNLAYRAAQLMKQEFSQAFANYGGVDITLDKHIPVAAGLAGGSTDAAAVLVGLDLMWELGLTLPELQELGGKLGSDVPFCIAGGTAIATGRGEKLDPIEDIDHLWVVLGKYQSLEVSTPWAYQTYRQKFGDAYISDRPAVESRTFKVHSGPLVKAISHKDNTKIGQLLHNDLEKVVLPEYPQVNHLREVMQQAGGLGTMMSGSGPTVFTLCESQEAAETIKNQARLAIEDADLKFWVTKLSSNGIKVL; encoded by the coding sequence ATGCAAACCTATACTTTAATGGCTTCGGCTAAGATTAATCTTTATCTGGAAATCATTGGCGATCGCCCTGATGGCTACCATGAATTGGTGATGATCCTGCAAAGCATTGACTTGGGCGATCGCTTAGAACTCCGTCCCAATGGGACCCAAACCTTTCGCTTAAACTGTTCCCATCCCCAAGTACCCACCGATAATACCAATTTAGCCTATCGAGCAGCGCAATTGATGAAACAGGAGTTTAGTCAAGCGTTTGCTAACTATGGGGGAGTAGATATTACCTTAGATAAGCATATTCCTGTGGCTGCAGGGTTAGCCGGGGGGTCAACCGATGCCGCCGCCGTGTTAGTCGGCTTAGACTTAATGTGGGAATTGGGTTTAACCTTGCCAGAATTACAGGAATTAGGCGGAAAACTAGGCTCAGATGTCCCCTTTTGTATCGCAGGAGGAACCGCGATCGCCACAGGACGAGGAGAAAAACTAGACCCCATTGAAGATATAGACCATCTTTGGGTAGTTTTAGGCAAATACCAGAGCTTAGAAGTCTCTACTCCTTGGGCTTATCAAACCTATCGACAAAAATTTGGAGACGCTTATATTAGCGATCGCCCTGCTGTAGAGTCCCGAACCTTCAAGGTTCATTCAGGACCTTTAGTTAAGGCTATCAGCCATAAAGATAACACGAAAATCGGTCAACTATTACACAACGATTTAGAAAAGGTAGTTTTGCCCGAATATCCCCAAGTGAACCATCTTAGAGAGGTCATGCAACAAGCCGGGGGACTCGGAACCATGATGTCAGGATCAGGTCCAACCGTGTTTACTCTCTGTGAGTCTCAAGAAGCAGCAGAAACGATTAAAAATCAAGCAAGACTCGCTATTGAGGATGCAGACCTAAAATTTTGGGTGACAAAGCTATCTAGCAATGGAATTAAAGTACTTTAA
- a CDS encoding transposase, whose amino-acid sequence MKYNPDIHHRHSIRLNNYDYSQSGAYFITLCTYQKEYLFGEIINDKMKLNLLGNTVECNWQKLTHYYSYLQLDNFVIMPNHLHGILVLTDQKYNIKRKGIPEIIRGFKTFSARQINRIRQSPNVPVWQRNYYEHIIRNESDLNRIREYIVNNPKNWLQDPDHK is encoded by the coding sequence ATGAAATATAACCCAGATATTCACCATCGTCATTCTATTCGCTTAAACAATTATGATTATTCTCAATCAGGAGCCTATTTTATTACCCTTTGTACTTATCAAAAAGAATATCTATTTGGTGAAATTATTAATGATAAAATGAAACTAAATTTATTGGGCAATACGGTTGAATGTAATTGGCAAAAGTTAACTCATTACTATTCTTATTTACAACTGGATAATTTTGTGATTATGCCTAATCATTTACATGGAATTTTGGTCTTAACTGATCAAAAATATAATATTAAACGCAAAGGAATACCTGAAATTATTCGCGGGTTTAAAACTTTTTCTGCGAGACAAATTAATCGGATACGTCAATCACCTAATGTTCCTGTATGGCAACGCAATTATTATGAACATATTATTCGCAATGAATCGGATTTAAACCGTATTCGGGAATATATTGTTAATAACCCGAAAAATTGGTTACAAGATCCAGATCATAAATAA
- a CDS encoding carbohydrate kinase family protein produces MINYPEILCLGEILFDCLADQLGEEISQVTSWTAYPGGAPANVACGLIKLGTSAAFIGCVGKDEPGNQLIELLEKIGVNLTGIQRHSIAPTRQVYVTRSLSGERHFAGFGKISTDQFADTQLNPQNIPESVFIQAKYLVTGTLGLAYPQSQQAIYKALELAKKHQVKIMVDINWRPVFWLNLDPAQKLIEALLQQADFIKCSDEEAQWLFKTENPLEIAQKFPKALGILVTAGEKGCQYLLGGNSGQIEAFSVKVVDTTGAGDSFVAGFLHQCCLKGDRILQDSQIAQEVIRYANAVGAITTTQPGAIAPQPTGEEVTAFLREEGKTAKNINS; encoded by the coding sequence ATGATTAATTATCCCGAAATACTCTGTTTAGGAGAAATCCTTTTTGATTGTTTAGCCGATCAACTCGGAGAAGAAATAAGTCAAGTCACCTCATGGACTGCCTATCCTGGGGGAGCTCCCGCTAATGTTGCTTGTGGTTTAATTAAATTAGGAACCTCAGCAGCATTTATCGGCTGTGTTGGAAAGGATGAACCCGGAAATCAACTCATTGAACTATTAGAAAAAATAGGGGTCAATTTAACAGGTATCCAACGCCATTCTATCGCCCCTACCCGACAGGTTTATGTCACTCGTTCCTTAAGCGGAGAACGCCATTTTGCCGGATTTGGTAAGATTAGTACCGATCAATTCGCTGATACCCAATTAAACCCCCAAAACATCCCCGAATCTGTCTTTATTCAAGCAAAATACCTAGTCACTGGAACCCTAGGACTCGCTTACCCCCAAAGTCAACAAGCCATCTATAAAGCCCTAGAATTGGCGAAAAAGCATCAAGTTAAGATAATGGTTGATATTAACTGGCGACCTGTCTTCTGGCTCAATTTAGACCCCGCACAGAAGCTAATTGAAGCCCTATTGCAGCAAGCCGATTTTATCAAATGTTCCGACGAAGAAGCCCAATGGTTATTTAAGACAGAAAATCCCCTAGAAATCGCCCAAAAATTTCCCAAGGCTTTAGGAATATTAGTCACCGCAGGAGAAAAAGGCTGTCAGTATTTGTTAGGTGGCAATAGCGGTCAAATAGAAGCTTTTTCAGTGAAAGTCGTCGATACTACCGGGGCAGGAGATAGCTTTGTCGCGGGATTTTTGCATCAATGCTGTTTAAAAGGCGATCGCATCCTACAAGATTCCCAAATTGCCCAAGAAGTTATCCGTTATGCCAATGCTGTCGGGGCAATAACAACCACCCAACCAGGGGCGATCGCCCCTCAACCAACTGGGGAAGAAGTGACAGCTTTTTTGAGGGAAGAGGGGAAGACGGCGAAAAATATTAACTCCTGA
- a CDS encoding DNA cytosine methyltransferase produces MKKERPIAVDLFAGAGGMTLGFEQAGFDVLASVEIDPIHCLVHHYNFPFWSIICRDIQTITGQEIRQLSKVGNHPIDVVFGGPPCQGFSLMGKRVLEDERNALIAHFIRLVLELQPKYFVLENVPGMAIGSHQQLLQEIFDKFSYHGYEVETNYQILNAANYGVPQNRERLFLLGCQKGLILPNYPQAISYNFTNKSEPNNQLNLPKCPTVWEAIKDLPEVENYPELEKQDWVIADYKKPSNYGKQLRCLMDIEDDYSYSRRYKNRLLTSSMRTKHSETSRERFAKTPQGKTESVSRFLKLHPKGLCNTLRAGTPSNRGAHTAPRPIHPITPRCITVREAARLHSYPDWFRFHVTKWHGFRQVGNSVPPLLAKAVAREIIKMLVIEITKPSDQYHLKKSELLSFKMTQATQYCRSLES; encoded by the coding sequence ATGAAAAAAGAACGACCGATTGCTGTTGACTTATTTGCCGGAGCAGGAGGAATGACATTAGGATTTGAACAAGCAGGATTTGATGTTTTAGCATCCGTGGAAATTGATCCCATTCACTGCTTAGTTCATCACTATAATTTTCCCTTTTGGAGCATCATTTGTCGGGATATTCAAACAATAACAGGACAAGAAATTAGGCAACTATCAAAAGTTGGTAATCATCCCATTGATGTTGTTTTTGGTGGTCCTCCCTGTCAGGGATTTTCCCTAATGGGTAAGCGTGTCCTAGAAGACGAAAGGAATGCACTTATTGCCCATTTTATTCGCTTAGTCTTGGAATTACAACCGAAATATTTTGTCCTCGAAAATGTACCTGGAATGGCAATAGGAAGTCATCAGCAGCTATTACAAGAAATTTTTGATAAATTTAGTTACCATGGCTATGAAGTAGAAACCAACTATCAAATTCTCAACGCCGCTAATTATGGAGTTCCTCAAAATCGAGAAAGACTCTTTTTATTAGGCTGTCAAAAAGGATTAATATTACCCAATTATCCCCAAGCTATTAGTTATAATTTTACGAATAAATCAGAACCGAATAATCAATTAAATTTACCTAAATGCCCGACAGTATGGGAGGCTATTAAAGACTTACCAGAAGTTGAGAATTATCCCGAATTGGAGAAACAAGATTGGGTGATAGCTGACTACAAAAAGCCGAGTAACTATGGAAAACAATTAAGATGTTTAATGGATATAGAGGATGATTATTCCTATTCTAGACGCTATAAAAATCGACTTTTAACCTCAAGTATGAGAACAAAACATAGTGAGACTTCTAGAGAACGATTTGCTAAGACTCCCCAAGGCAAAACCGAATCTGTAAGCCGATTTTTAAAGTTACATCCCAAAGGATTATGTAATACTTTAAGAGCCGGAACTCCTAGCAATAGAGGAGCCCATACAGCCCCCCGTCCCATCCATCCTATTACCCCTAGATGTATCACCGTAAGGGAAGCTGCTAGACTACATTCCTATCCTGATTGGTTCAGATTTCATGTTACCAAATGGCATGGATTTCGTCAGGTAGGTAATTCTGTTCCACCGTTATTAGCTAAAGCAGTCGCTAGAGAAATTATCAAAATGTTAGTAATAGAAATCACTAAACCGAGTGATCAATATCACCTTAAAAAGTCAGAATTATTGAGTTTTAAAATGACTCAAGCAACTCAATATTGTAGAAGTCTTGAATCATAG
- the menD gene encoding 2-succinyl-5-enolpyruvyl-6-hydroxy-3-cyclohexene-1-carboxylic-acid synthase: MSLDFRNINTLWSSVIVETLHRLGLTTAIICPGSRSTPLAIAFAEHPHITAIPILDERSAAFFALGIAKRTQTPTAMVCTSGTAGANFYPTVIEARESRVPLLIFTADRPPELRHCRAGQAIDQIKLYGNYPNWQTELAIPAPEMGLFRYLRQTIIHGWERSHFPTAGVVHFNCPFREPLAPIIQPEIKELVTNFENNRFFESVKPLQPNLTVPCLSLPPQWLTKKRGIIIAGVAHPKDPELYCQAIANLATFLNYPVLTEALSPVRNFAHLNPNLITTYDLLLRNKELAQNLTPDLVIQIGDFPTSKELRNWLETLEPDHWIIDPSAENSDPLHNKTTYLRLSIESFKLEQSKCIEEKNNKSSWLKTWQIIDQKIREEINLTLESVDFLLEGKVSWLLSQILPPKTPIFIANSMSVRNAEFFWQPNNHQIIPYCNRGANGIDGTLSTALGMAYQAQSSVMLTGDLALIHDTNGFLINPHFRGHLTIILINNNGGGIFEMLPISDFNPLFEAFFATPQNLDFSQLCQTYKIPYQKIRDWPQIEKLLKPLPKAGIRILEVQTDRKKDAVWLKKMLSELAKRVDFRSEELSEN; this comes from the coding sequence ATGTCCCTCGATTTTCGTAATATTAACACGCTCTGGTCATCTGTAATCGTAGAAACCCTCCATCGGTTGGGACTGACTACGGCCATTATCTGTCCAGGTTCGCGCTCAACTCCTTTAGCGATCGCCTTTGCGGAACATCCCCACATAACCGCTATCCCTATTTTAGACGAGCGATCGGCTGCTTTTTTCGCCTTGGGGATAGCTAAACGCACCCAAACCCCTACCGCTATGGTTTGTACATCGGGAACCGCAGGAGCCAATTTTTACCCCACCGTCATCGAAGCAAGGGAGAGTCGCGTTCCTTTATTGATTTTTACGGCCGATCGCCCTCCAGAATTACGCCATTGTCGCGCAGGACAGGCGATCGATCAAATTAAACTCTATGGCAATTATCCCAACTGGCAAACGGAATTAGCCATCCCTGCGCCAGAAATGGGGTTATTTCGCTATTTACGACAGACAATTATCCACGGGTGGGAGCGATCGCATTTTCCCACTGCGGGAGTTGTCCATTTTAATTGTCCGTTTCGGGAACCGTTAGCACCGATTATTCAACCAGAAATTAAGGAATTAGTCACTAATTTTGAGAATAATAGGTTTTTTGAATCCGTTAAACCCCTTCAACCCAATTTAACCGTTCCTTGTCTAAGTTTACCCCCTCAATGGTTGACAAAAAAGCGAGGAATTATCATTGCGGGGGTAGCGCACCCTAAAGATCCCGAACTCTATTGTCAAGCGATCGCCAATTTAGCCACATTTCTGAACTATCCTGTATTAACAGAAGCTTTATCTCCTGTCAGAAATTTTGCCCATTTGAACCCCAATTTAATTACGACCTATGATTTACTATTACGCAATAAGGAATTAGCCCAAAATTTAACCCCAGATCTGGTCATTCAAATTGGAGATTTTCCCACCAGTAAAGAACTCCGAAATTGGCTAGAAACCCTTGAACCTGACCATTGGATTATCGATCCAAGTGCAGAAAATAGTGATCCTCTCCATAACAAAACTACCTATTTACGCTTGTCTATTGAAAGTTTTAAATTAGAACAATCAAAGTGTATAGAAGAGAAAAATAACAAGTCATCTTGGTTAAAAACGTGGCAAATCATTGACCAAAAAATCCGAGAAGAAATCAATCTTACCTTAGAATCGGTTGATTTTTTATTAGAAGGTAAAGTCTCTTGGTTATTGTCTCAAATTTTACCCCCCAAGACCCCTATTTTTATTGCCAATAGTATGTCCGTGAGAAATGCTGAATTTTTTTGGCAACCTAACAACCATCAAATTATTCCCTATTGTAATCGAGGTGCAAATGGGATTGATGGGACTTTATCAACTGCTTTAGGTATGGCTTATCAAGCTCAAAGTAGTGTTATGTTAACGGGAGATTTAGCCTTAATTCATGATACCAATGGCTTCTTAATTAACCCACACTTTCGAGGACATTTAACGATTATTTTAATCAATAATAATGGAGGAGGGATTTTTGAAATGTTACCAATTTCTGATTTTAATCCTCTATTTGAAGCGTTTTTTGCAACTCCCCAAAATCTAGATTTTTCTCAACTTTGTCAGACTTATAAAATTCCCTATCAAAAGATTAGGGATTGGCCTCAAATAGAAAAACTCTTAAAGCCGCTCCCTAAAGCAGGAATCCGTATTCTAGAAGTACAAACTGATCGGAAAAAAGATGCAGTTTGGTTAAAAAAGATGCTGAGTGAATTAGCTAAGCGAGTAGATTTTAGATCTGAAGAATTAAGCGAAAATTGA
- a CDS encoding PEP-CTERM sorting domain-containing protein, producing the protein MNKTLSTLIGASLVATGVAFLPGVANAASITYDTWTTNEGDTGNYILTITENGSNFDVNLTVNPWNAEALGLFIDLGGKTISNTTLSNVSPTNQVVVFATDTASDNCGQGCNLNGLNYQLASPDGEWEWVFRLGNQGYDGIQTFSFTIANNGATLADFATVGIRAQQLCVPGDTLPNGNCRDSDKSFQSNPTGVVPEPLTILGAGAAIGFGASFKRKLAQSKKQGKKDA; encoded by the coding sequence ATGAATAAAACGCTTTCTACATTAATTGGAGCTTCTTTAGTAGCGACGGGTGTTGCTTTTCTTCCTGGCGTTGCTAATGCAGCATCAATCACCTATGATACCTGGACTACTAACGAAGGTGACACGGGAAATTATATCCTTACAATAACCGAAAATGGCAGTAATTTTGATGTCAACCTAACAGTTAATCCCTGGAATGCTGAAGCTTTGGGACTCTTCATCGATCTCGGAGGTAAAACTATCTCAAACACCACTTTATCTAACGTATCCCCTACTAATCAAGTAGTAGTGTTTGCCACTGATACTGCCAGTGACAATTGCGGACAAGGTTGTAACCTGAATGGACTAAATTATCAACTTGCCAGTCCTGACGGTGAGTGGGAATGGGTATTCCGTCTTGGAAATCAAGGATATGACGGCATTCAAACCTTCTCATTCACAATCGCTAATAATGGTGCTACTTTAGCTGATTTTGCAACAGTCGGTATCCGCGCACAACAACTCTGTGTTCCTGGTGATACCCTGCCAAATGGCAATTGTCGAGATAGTGATAAGTCTTTCCAATCTAATCCCACTGGAGTTGTTCCTGAACCCCTCACCATCCTCGGTGCAGGTGCTGCCATTGGGTTTGGTGCTTCCTTCAAGCGTAAGTTAGCTCAAAGCAAAAAACAAGGCAAAAAAGACGCTTAA
- a CDS encoding Uma2 family endonuclease encodes MISNAVILSLKNVGLSDEQFYQLCQVNEDWKLEQTAKGELIIMPPVGAISGNRESEFNADVVIWNRQTKRGKVFSSSTIFSLPNGGKRSPDVAWIANERWEALTPEEQEKFPPICPDFVIELRSRSDALNQLQEKMHEYLNSGLRLGWLIDPQTQQVEIYRQNQSVEIVSLPTTLSGEKVLPGFILELPLF; translated from the coding sequence ATGATTTCTAATGCAGTTATTTTAAGTCTAAAAAATGTTGGCTTAAGCGATGAGCAATTCTATCAACTCTGCCAAGTTAATGAAGATTGGAAACTCGAACAAACCGCTAAAGGAGAATTAATCATTATGCCTCCTGTTGGTGCGATTAGTGGTAATCGAGAATCCGAGTTTAATGCTGATGTCGTCATTTGGAATCGTCAAACTAAACGGGGAAAAGTGTTTAGTTCTTCGACAATTTTTTCCTTACCTAATGGAGGTAAACGGTCTCCTGATGTGGCTTGGATTGCTAACGAACGATGGGAAGCCTTAACCCCAGAAGAACAAGAAAAGTTTCCACCAATTTGTCCTGATTTTGTTATTGAATTGAGATCCCGTAGTGACGCTTTAAACCAACTTCAAGAGAAAATGCACGAATACCTGAATAGTGGTTTACGGTTGGGTTGGTTGATCGATCCTCAAACTCAACAAGTAGAAATTTATCGTCAAAATCAATCAGTAGAAATTGTCTCATTACCGACAACTTTATCAGGGGAAAAGGTGTTACCTGGATTTATTTTAGAATTACCCCTTTTTTAA
- the speD gene encoding adenosylmethionine decarboxylase, with the protein MTKLGTHLIVDAWQAPADLLNDPERIRYALLEGITAGEATLIDLCVHHFSPHGVTATATLAESHIAIHTWPEYGYFAADLFFCGQGKPEEALNVIKTALEAQKIRVQSFERGFPTFIEHEPPLEAAMYPSFA; encoded by the coding sequence ATGACCAAACTTGGAACTCATTTGATTGTAGATGCTTGGCAAGCTCCCGCAGATCTCCTCAACGATCCAGAACGTATTCGCTACGCCCTTCTAGAAGGAATTACTGCCGGAGAAGCCACGTTAATTGATTTGTGTGTTCACCATTTTAGTCCCCATGGTGTCACGGCAACTGCAACCTTAGCTGAGTCCCATATTGCCATTCACACTTGGCCGGAATACGGTTATTTTGCTGCGGATTTATTTTTCTGCGGACAAGGTAAACCCGAAGAAGCGCTTAATGTCATTAAAACGGCTTTAGAAGCTCAAAAAATCCGCGTTCAATCCTTTGAACGAGGTTTTCCGACTTTCATTGAGCATGAACCCCCTCTAGAAGCCGCGATGTATCCTAGCTTCGCTTAA
- the xth gene encoding exodeoxyribonuclease III has protein sequence MKVATWNVNSIRTRQPHVIDWLKTNNIDVLCVQETKVIDQDFPKTPFEELGYHLYIYGQKAYNGVAIFSRQPLEDVTMGFTPIVGESLAEDFDEQKRVITGIFQGVRIVNLYVPNGSAVGTEKYDYKLRWLKVLKQYLTQFLEKSKQELCICGDFNIALEDKDIYNSKSKEDHIMSSPLERESLKDILDLGLKDAFRKFTSEGGQFSWWDYRSGGFQRNRGWRIDHHYLTPKLYEKAISCTIDIEPRKLTQPSDHAPVIVEF, from the coding sequence ATGAAAGTAGCTACTTGGAATGTCAACTCAATTCGGACCAGACAACCCCACGTTATAGACTGGTTAAAAACAAATAACATTGATGTTCTTTGCGTACAAGAAACTAAAGTTATCGATCAAGATTTTCCTAAAACTCCCTTTGAAGAATTGGGATACCATCTTTATATTTATGGACAAAAAGCCTATAACGGGGTAGCGATTTTTAGCCGTCAACCTTTAGAGGATGTTACCATGGGATTTACTCCTATTGTCGGTGAGTCCCTAGCAGAAGATTTTGATGAGCAAAAACGGGTCATTACGGGAATTTTTCAAGGGGTTCGCATTGTTAATTTATACGTTCCTAATGGTTCAGCAGTGGGGACAGAAAAATATGACTATAAGCTACGATGGCTGAAAGTTCTGAAACAATATTTAACCCAATTTTTAGAAAAATCTAAGCAAGAATTATGTATCTGTGGAGATTTTAATATTGCCCTAGAAGACAAAGACATTTATAATAGTAAGTCTAAAGAAGATCATATTATGTCCTCACCATTAGAACGAGAATCCTTAAAAGATATTTTAGACCTTGGATTAAAAGATGCTTTTCGTAAATTTACCTCAGAAGGAGGACAGTTTAGCTGGTGGGACTATCGTTCGGGAGGATTTCAACGCAATAGAGGATGGAGAATAGATCATCACTATTTAACCCCAAAACTCTACGAAAAAGCTATTAGTTGTACCATTGATATCGAACCTAGAAAACTGACTCAACCTAGCGATCATGCTCCCGTTATTGTAGAATTTTAG
- the ilvC gene encoding ketol-acid reductoisomerase has translation MARMYYDTDANLDLLAGKTIAIIGYGSQGHAHALNLKDSGINVIVGLYPGSKSAKKAEEAGLKVLSVAEAAQAADWIMILLPDEVQKAVYTHEIAPYLSEGKVLCFAHGFNIHFGQVVPPPTVDVVMIAPKGPGHLVRRTYEQGEGVPCLFAVYQDATGQARDRAMAYAKGIGGTRAGILETTFREETETDLFGEQVVLCGGLSALIKGGFETLVNAGYQPELAYFECLHEVKLIVDLIVEGGLAKMRDSISNTAEYGDLTRGPRIVTDETRAEMKKILREIQTGQFAREFVLENQSGKPGFTAMRRQEAEHPIEEVGKDLRAMFSWLKDK, from the coding sequence ATGGCCCGTATGTATTATGACACAGATGCCAACCTTGACCTATTGGCGGGAAAAACCATCGCTATTATTGGTTATGGCTCCCAAGGTCACGCCCACGCCCTGAATCTCAAAGATAGTGGCATAAATGTAATTGTGGGGCTGTATCCAGGCAGTAAATCTGCCAAAAAAGCCGAGGAAGCAGGCTTAAAAGTGCTTAGCGTCGCAGAAGCAGCCCAAGCTGCCGATTGGATTATGATTCTTTTGCCCGATGAAGTCCAAAAAGCGGTGTATACCCACGAAATTGCGCCTTATTTAAGCGAAGGAAAGGTTCTGTGTTTTGCCCACGGATTTAATATCCACTTTGGTCAAGTGGTTCCTCCTCCTACCGTCGATGTCGTCATGATTGCACCCAAGGGTCCAGGCCATCTAGTTCGACGCACCTACGAACAAGGAGAGGGGGTTCCCTGTTTATTTGCCGTCTATCAAGATGCCACAGGACAAGCCCGCGATCGCGCCATGGCTTATGCTAAAGGTATTGGGGGAACCCGTGCCGGAATTTTAGAAACCACCTTCCGCGAAGAGACGGAAACCGACTTGTTTGGTGAACAGGTGGTGCTTTGTGGTGGGTTAAGTGCTCTGATTAAAGGAGGGTTTGAAACCCTAGTAAATGCGGGATATCAGCCAGAATTAGCCTATTTTGAATGTCTCCACGAAGTCAAGCTAATTGTTGACCTGATTGTTGAGGGAGGACTGGCGAAAATGCGCGATAGTATCTCCAATACGGCTGAATATGGCGATTTAACCCGTGGTCCTCGCATCGTCACCGATGAAACCCGTGCTGAGATGAAGAAAATTCTCCGAGAAATCCAAACGGGACAGTTTGCGCGGGAATTTGTGTTAGAAAATCAGTCGGGTAAACCGGGATTTACGGCGATGCGTCGTCAGGAAGCTGAACATCCCATTGAAGAAGTGGGTAAAGATTTACGGGCGATGTTTAGTTGGTTAAAGGACAAATAA
- a CDS encoding putative toxin-antitoxin system toxin component, PIN family, whose protein sequence is MATKIVVDTSVFVSALIGSRGPSRELIRLCLKGEYQPLMGNALFCEYESVIFRDEVQAKCSLTQDEIIVLFEAFLSVNQWINIYYLWRPNLQDEADNHLIELALAGNASFIVTNNVRDFQNSELLFPALSIFKPEQIIRS, encoded by the coding sequence ATGGCTACCAAAATTGTTGTTGATACCAGCGTTTTCGTGAGTGCGCTCATTGGTTCAAGAGGGCCTAGTCGAGAATTGATTAGGCTTTGCTTGAAGGGTGAATATCAGCCATTGATGGGGAATGCCCTTTTTTGTGAGTATGAATCAGTCATTTTTCGGGATGAAGTACAGGCTAAATGTTCTCTAACTCAAGATGAGATTATCGTATTATTTGAAGCCTTTTTAAGTGTCAATCAATGGATTAATATTTACTATTTATGGCGACCAAATTTACAAGATGAAGCTGATAACCACTTAATTGAATTAGCCTTAGCCGGAAATGCTTCATTTATTGTTACTAATAATGTCAGAGATTTTCAAAATAGCGAACTATTATTTCCTGCTTTATCCATCTTCAAACCAGAACAAATAATTAGGAGTTAG